Within Topomyia yanbarensis strain Yona2022 chromosome 2, ASM3024719v1, whole genome shotgun sequence, the genomic segment AGAATACTTTCGTATTCTTTATGTTCTCTGTgtagttattttccttatccctaaACTTACCACTTCCTCAATCCTTTCCATCAGGGAAataatgaaaagacaaatcacggcAAGACACAAATCTCTAATCAACATGAGAaatgtgccatttgagccagttgcCACTGATTCCTGAAACTACACCCCGTTTAGTAATCAAATAACTATATTTAAGGTAAACAATGTACCACAATTCTCACCTTCAGCACAAGCTAGTAGCTCTGCAGCAAATCAAGTTGAGCTCTTTCTCGATCTCTCTTTATCACAAGTAAAAGCAGTAATTCTCGATAATCATTCGTTCTAAGTATCTGTGTTATGTCTTATATCTTATGCCTGTTTTCTCTCGGACAAGTCATGATGGTGAATCGTCATGATTAAAACCAAACATATATCGACTATTATTGTACACATAATCAATATTAACCATTCAATTTAATTTCAATCTGTTAATAATAAATTTGATTTGCGCGACCATGGCCAAATAAGCTCACTCGGAACATCAGTGGCCCTATTTTGGCCCGAATGCGACAGAGAATCTTGGTGGTGCGAATATACTGTCTGCTGCATGGAGGTATCGGATTTTTTTAATGAATGGGATGGGACCGCAATGGGGTATATAGTAACCACTTACTCGCCAAAATACAGCGCATAAGCTGCGATCACGTTGGTGTACGCGTTGTTGGTTACATTTTCATGATCTTCATCCGGTCCCATCACCGCTGCGGAAGAAGCAAAGAAGAGAATGGTTGATTAACTGTTGTGTGCGGTTTTATGCTGCTGTGGGAACTGACCCTCAATATCGTACAGCCCTGTAACGGGATCGGGCGATAGTCGGCTCGCCCAAAATTTGGCGATTTCTTGTGCCATGGGACATCCTTGCGTTTGCAACCAATCTAAATCTTGGGTGCTGGCGAAGAAATGGCGCAAAGCGAGGCTGATGTCGGCTGTAATATGATGTTGAAATTCCGCCACTTCCGGACAGCATGGCTGAGTGACTTCAACGCCCGATGAGGCGCTTTCCCAGGGGTATCTAAATGGTTGGAAATAATGATGGTTAAATTCTACGCTGTTATCCAAGATTTGCATAGTCTGTCCATACCTGACACCCTGATAGCCGCTAGTGAGGGCATTGTCTCGAGCTGCCGTCATCCTGTGATATCTATAATCGACCAACATTCGTGCAAATTTGCTTTCAATTAGATTCACCACCGGGAACATCCAAATCTCCGTATCCCAGAACGAATGTCCCTCGTAATCGTTTAGATCCGATCCGCCACGACCAAGTCCCGTTGGACTAAGGCCACCAAATTGATAAGCTCTAGTTGGCTTTAGTCGACTAAGGTCACCCAATGGAAAGTTACTTATCAAATAGAAGATGCTCGAAAGGATCACCTGTTGTAGTCTCGGGTTGCCTTCTACGTGAATGTCAAATTTACGCCAAAAGCTGCGCCAAACTTTTGTATGACGTTCAAGTAGATCTTCATCTTTCAGCAGCAGCACTGTAAGGTTTAATCTTtgttaatttttaatgaaataataGGATATTTGAATTAATTGTTCAACTGTCAATGAGATCCTCATTCCATTTTAGTTTACAACCATCAACAAGCTTTTGTTTTCTGCTTGATCATGGCGCGAAGGCTAACGGACCGCGAATGGTCACAGCAAGTGAGTTATGTATTTTTACAAAGAAATAACCGAACCGTGACCCGAAGAAAGAAATGGGATTTATTTTGTTAGTCTGATTTAGACGTGAAATAAGCATAACGGGCGGAATAAAAGAAGTGGAAAAAATATGTTATCATCTTGAGGTGCACAACCGAGGCGGCTTTTTAGTGGCGGCTATACGAAGATGAACGAGGGATGGTCAATCGCTcctatttgcaaaaaaaatcgttatctGTTATACTTTTCTACTTTCTAGTATTTAAAGTAACCGCGCCTTTGCTGAAAGATTGTAACACAACGATATATGAAGCACATCTTCAGGATGCAGTGATAGCTTCCTGAAAGCTCTGGGGATGGTGCTGTCTAAAATTTGTGAAACTACGTTTAATTGATTCTGGTGCGTATTGTATAATGCTATATAAATATTTAATAACCTGTTTATTAATTTTATGCGATTAACTGTTACCATTGTTCAGAATTCAATATAATACAAATTCGAATTGAAGACCGAATAAGGTATTAGGCAAAACAAGAAATAGCTAGCATCTagaatttgtgaaaaatgaacCGATATAAACTAACCGCCTTACAATGACAAGGGTGGAACATTGCACAGTAGACCGAATCTCGAATGAGAgtattaataaataataataatgatcTAATTACTGGTTTCGATATCTTCGGGGTTGTGCTAGTAAATTAGAAAAATGAAAATCAACaaaggaaaattttccatttaattccacaaaGTTCGTCGATTTCATAGGTGAGCACTGTGAAGAAGTCAATGAAATATGtatatgaagacttttttttcaataggtccaatctAGAAAAGAgagtctctctttgtttacgttctcttccgcgaattactcggtGACCTTCTTGATTTCCCTtcaaccaaaaaccaaaaatatttaaataatccAGACGCAAAACGGGTGGACGTCgtagcacagacaaacagacgtaacacgagatgaattttcatagcccacagaaaaaacggtcgatttgaaTTATGAAAAATGCACCACCTCACCGAGCATGGCGCTTGTGAagcgattttgacacatcgcCATAATGCGTCACTTCGTTACCGCAAGCACCCGAAAACCAAGATGAAGGGAAAGAAAGGTGGGAGCATTCGTCACTTTTGAATGTATTAGTTCGAAAAGTCGTTTTAATAAAAGTGGTACGCGTGAAATTGAGTTGattggaatgaacagaaagagaaattttattaataggAAGGTTCATTTTGAATCTGACAGAaatcccagtagaaaacgaaaaattttcacaaataaagaagatgaaccgatgCTAATTGATATTGATGatgatgaaaataattttttataaaaatagaattacttacgcgaatatttttttaatttgattatagaggttttaaccttagggtcattcgcctcttttcgggttagagaaatctcttggaAAAATttcttggaaaaatctctagccttatggggttgggaatcgaacccaggtgagctgcatacaaggcaatcgatttaccaaatacgctatgcccgtccgcCGCGAATATTTTGATGCGATATCTTGTAGAAAAGAAACGCTCATTGGTGATTTTTCTACCAGAAACACATAAAGTTAATGCTGAAGCAATTGATTACTATAGTATTCCGGGTTATAAATTTACTTTTTGCCTATACCATTCCAGCCGTTTTAGCGGGTGCGCGACATTCGGCATAAGTACATTAGGCATACAGACATTAGGCATAAGTGCGTCAGGCATAATGGACGGTAGGCATAATGGACCattggcataattcacaaaaatgtctgcgcttgtggcgacggctatcacgatatcgagcacattatctgggcgtgcaccgagtacagtttcgccaggtctcggcttatggacaccctccgggcccgaggaagaccacccaacatcccggttcgagatgtgctggcaagccgcgatgtcctctatatgtcccctTCGTAAAAACaatcaatataaaaatttaactgccccttctaATTTCCTATCATTGTCaaaaacgctctcttccacctgtaccatataCCATACACGggacatcacacgcgcaactcgaactctttccgatccgcatctgagccgtctgaaggaacccctgccgactcGAGGAAGAACACCCGGCCTCCCTGTACataattcttcttgatgaaggccacccgagtatACATCCTATGGCGgtgatctcccgatgcctgaaactgaaagttaataactcttccctgccatctttgatcaccctccctcccctgtcTCTTATACCCAGAAATATCACCCCTTATCTCCCCCCCCTCCATCCACCAAATTGCTccccgaagcatttagctctttctGTCTCATCCAGTTcgaactattatattatataatctcattgaaaatgcccaactctactaccacaaaaaaataactctaattaatctccccgaatatttacaacattaaatcacgccctctagttattcctagttttatgatagttataaaaaattgtcccgcttagttaaaaattatttgcttcaataatctccctgttaaaaatgtcaaaccatattgcattaaaaactaaatgaccccctaatcttacgaaaattatattacccccttgcgTATAAGTATAGTTATAAATTCTccttagtttaatttaaaaaaaaatcaatataatcaaactaggggattactagttttaagtaatttgaaatgtaaaacaaaccaagattggcacctttaagcaaacgcaaacctgccttatcaaataaacaaattgaataaaaaaaacaattgaattcaaACATTGAACAAGTTCTGGAGCTATTGAAACTTGCAGTGTTACGGACAGCATCTGCATTAGGCTACGGATGCTACTTTTGTGACGATACCTAACGGTATTACGGTACTTCCAAAACCAAACCGGTAAGAATCTCTTACATTATGCATCCCTTGCAAAACTAGACATTCCCTGCAAATGCGGAAAAAACCTATGTAACATGAAAGAACTCTCATTGCAGTAAATgtaagaaaataaacaaacatataGAAGATAAATTTTTGAATGGTATTCATCCAGAATGTAGCGACTATTGTCAATAATGCTTCTTTGCAATACAGATAAGGCTCGCACTTGTGCTTTTCCGAATCGTTTCGCCTTAATTCTGGCAATGTACTGTTTTAACATTTGGTACGTGGGTTGTTTCCTTGATTGTTCCATATATTCCGGTATGCAATGGGTATGAATACACAATCataatttattcaaaaataagtTTAATTATGTGTTATTAAAAACGCTTAAACCATTTTCAGAAATAATTATTCCACTCGGGAGCATGTATCTCCAAAACATGCATGCAATAATCATTGTTTTTCAAACTGTCGATAACAAAATATATTGTATGGAGGTACCCAATGATAGTACAGAGAACATAAGTTCTATAAAATAGTAAGGTATCCATTTGCTGTCAAAATCGTTGGACTACATAGGCAATGCTAAAATGCGGTATGATATTCACTTGAGGTCTCGTACGTGCTTGAAAAAcgtatgaaataaaaaattattattcgGTTATAAACAAACATTCCTTCAATTAaacattttattgaaaattaagttaaaATCGATGCATACGTTTCTAGTATCGAAAAAACATATGATTGTATACTCTTATTCATATGATATTAtttgtaacatttttttaacccatattgtgacaaaaaTAAACGAATATGCAATGGGATTCGTGTAATTGAAATTATTGCTTTCAAtcaatatgtaaaattttatgaaaatcgttgAAGAAATCATATAAAGTTGTGTAAATTCAAATTTAAACCTTTctccatgctccaaatatgggcattgaaataaataaaaaataacaaaatatttttttctgtgtagggcCTGATATAGAAACAACTGAATTGGAATGAAGTACCTATAACTGGGAACTGTGTTATTGTTTCTTATATAATTTGCATGGATGGTAAATATGCATACTAATGGCACGCTGTTTCCTCATGAATAATTATTTCAACTTCATGTTTTTGTCTAACTGCAATTTTCATTCCATAATCGATAGAATACAGGATAACATAAGATTATTTGACCATCCCTACTGTCACTACACCGCACTTACCTTCGGCTAGCTCATCCCTTGCAAAACTGGCACTTTCGTCAGCCGTCATTATAAATTTGTACGACACCGTGCGCTCGGACCGTTTCAGTGTGAGCTCTTCTGGAACATGATTCCATAAGACACAGACGCGTCGCTGTTGGTTCGGCTGGTGCGCTGGATCCTCCAACATCACCGTCCTGCCACAGGCCCGGTGCACCTGAAATGACGACGACGGAATCGGGCTAGCTCTCGTTGTTGAATATTCATCCCGCCACTGCTGCTGGCTCGTCGGGAATTGCGATGGTAACAGCAGGTTGAACCACCGTTCCGCATCGTGGTTAATGAGGATGGTTTCGATGGAGTCGAACAAAATGTCTTCGCTGCCGGGGGAGGTGATGTTCTGGATCACGCTGACTCTGATGTCATCTAAACAGACGAAAAATAAGATTCTTATGAAAATCAAAAAGCAATTACTAATAGCTAGCTAGCTCACTCGGTCTTGGTATAAATTACTTAATCCTGAATTCAAATGATTGATGAATTGTTTCTTTTTCGAATCCACAATTTCTTTACAAACATAGCAAACTGTGATTAGTATGCAAACATCGTGATTTGTCGTCTCATTATTTACATCTGTTTTCGTTGTTAAACGATGTACCGAAGCGCCGCATTCTAACTCACGAGTACTAACCTTCTTCGGTCAGCCGATCGATCGTGAATTGATTGACGATCGCACGATTGTAGAACTGATGGGGATAGATCAGTTGCCGTACCCTGTAGCTATTATTAGGTCCCCGATAATCGACGCAAAACGTGCCCGACTGGAAATCCATCCGTGTGGTCGCTCCATTCCCACCGTTTGCAGTTGCAGCGAAGTCCGATGCCACCATCAGTTGAAGGTTAGCCACGTTCGCTATCCTGGCTCTGTGACTCAACCCTCGGTAGCCGCTGTACAGCCCGTTCATGTAGATTGCATCGCCAAAGACCGTGAAGCCGAGATGACCGTTGGCCAGGGTCGGAAATAGTTTCCCATCATCGGATCGTAATCTATAGAGTGGGGGATAGTTGCGTGAGTATGAGAATATCGACCAAGGACAGGTGTAAGCGATTTCACTTTCGTTAATCCAAATATCTCATGATTAAAAATGCACATTTTTATTAGCACTTCCTGTCGGTTACGATCCGGTTTTAGGTTTAGGGTGCTATAGCATTGTAATATTTTAGGGGATTCTGTAAATGATTGACTAAAGCAATCAAAAATGTGGGAAAGTTTTGAAGCGCAAAAATAatataggtgcttccctcgcagtactagaagctgctcaatttttaccttccaatgctcaatacaattctcagTAGCGGAAAGCTTgaagctagttggtaccgccatacggtactatctttgattttaggcctgagtttagtccggtctaagacgttagtacctgtcatcgcagaaatggctgcatcctgaagccaaatgaaaacaatgTAAAGGGGCGTCATatttctcttgcatacatcttaataatttgaatcaacttttcgacctttatgtgcaatattatggcccatgttgcacacaaaccatatgagggcaagtaagcaagttttatcccgtacgaaaaacaggtataatcgagttttaaatgtaatttttttgatattctttatcgtcctatccatAAGGTGCTGCACGCTCATTTGAAAATGCCATGTCGGAGTTATATTGCACCAGAGGTcaaatcattttgaaacaaaccgtagaatgaaattttataattggatgcagagctgcattaaataaaaattgttttcgtttgttagttaggctatcaaaatgagtgaagctgttTGATTTAcccacatttttttaattagtttaactagaggaaaagaaaagaatatataatcacaatgtgtacccttttctacttatatcttctcacaaagaacacaataagcaagtggaagttttcttatatttttactgctgtcgaaagaatccaaactaagattaaataaa encodes:
- the LOC131681549 gene encoding protein-glucosylgalactosylhydroxylysine glucosidase-like is translated as MFLLPVVLMLGGGSFAEHLGPSGIVITIPNEVTSRESVTTAPRTAAAASDDDSDEGKNLNWFAKPSEQRLRSDDGKLFPTLANGHLGFTVFGDAIYMNGLYSGYRGLSHRARIANVANLQLMVASDFAATANGGNGATTRMDFQSGTFCVDYRGPNNSYRVRQLIYPHQFYNRAIVNQFTIDRLTEEDDIRVSVIQNITSPGSEDILFDSIETILINHDAERWFNLLLPSQFPTSQQQWRDEYSTTRASPIPSSSFQVHRACGRTVMLEDPAHQPNQQRRVCVLWNHVPEELTLKRSERTVSYKFIMTADESASFARDELAEVLLLKDEDLLERHTKVWRSFWRKFDIHVEGNPRLQQVILSSIFYLISNFPLGDLSRLKPTRAYQFGGLSPTGLGRGGSDLNDYEGHSFWDTEIWMFPVVNLIESKFARMLVDYRYHRMTAARDNALTSGYQGVRYPWESASSGVEVTQPCCPEVAEFQHHITADISLALRHFFASTQDLDWLQTQGCPMAQEIAKFWASRLSPDPVTGLYDIEAVMGPDEDHENVTNNAYTNVIAAYALYFGELTKCLCSGGVQSQNNNRGYDLKRAPTNHDTGENWSNLARHLKLLYDPKNDYHPQFQGYQLGTIIKQADTVLLGYPLQYQGMTAHTRSNDLRFYEAVTRRSGPAMTWAMHAINHLDLNEIPQALKNFEKSYERYVRGPHLVWNEVEVGDVGATNFITGAGGFLQAVIYGFGGVRIFLDSLQIDNSKLPPNATKFIIKGLKYLDTSFTLKISQNGATLMATHVGRSLSIKIGNEEAQSMQTQKIYNISNAKIIIKAINDIYKYCPIPKEIITSTKDKVGRRGFLTATA